The DNA sequence GAGGCGCCGTTCTCGTACACGTGGGAGATGTGGCACATGACGAGCGGCGGGGTGCCGCCCTCGGTCAGGGTGTCCGTCAGCGCGGTGCGCACCGCCGCGTACAGCCCCGGGATCGCCGACCAGAAGGCGGCGGTCTCCAGCGTCTCGGCGAACGCGCCCGCGTCCAGCAGCGCGTCGCGCAGGTAGGGGGCGTCGTAGCGGCCGTGCGCCCAGCGTTCGCCCGGTTCCGCGCCGGCGAACTCCCCGCCGAGGCCGGCCAGCACGGCGGCCGCGCGCTCCCGGCGTTCGGCGGTGTCCTCGGCGGTGCCCTCGTACCCGGCGATCGCCATGCAGCCGCCCGCGGCCGGCACGTCGGTGCTGCCGATGGCGTCGGGCTGGGCCAGCCCGATGAACGTCTCGGTCTCGTCGGACAGGCGCAGCACGGTGGGCCGCGGCCCGTCCTGGGCGAGGGCGCGCAGCGCGGCGGCCCCGGCCTCGAAGGAGGGGAAGCGCCAGCCCTCGTGGACACGGCGCTCCGGGAGCGGCCGGATGCGCACGGTGACGGCGGTGATCACGCCGAACGCCCCCTCCGACCCGAGCAGGAGCTGGCGCAGGTCGGGTCCGGCGGCCGAGCGGGGCGCGCGGCCGGTCTCCAGGGTGCCCTCGGGGGTGGCCACGGTCAGTCCGAGGACCATCTCGTCGAAGCGGCCGTAACCGGCCGACGCCTGGCCGCTGGAGCGGGCCGCGGCGAAACCGCCGACCGTCGCCCACTCGAAGGACTGCGGGAAGTGGCCCAGCGTCCAGCCCTGTTCGTTGAGGAGCGCCTCGCACCGCGGCCCGCGCAGACCGGGTTCGAGGGTGGCGGTGCGCGAGACGTCGTCGACGCGGACCAGCCGGTCGAGCCGGCGCAGGTCGAGGGCGACGAACGGGCGCCTTGCGTCCGGCGCGAGACCGCCGACGACGGAGGTCCCGCCCCCGAACGGCACGGCGGACAGGCCCTGTTCGGCGCAGCACCGCAGCACGGCGAGCACCTCGTCGTGGCTGCCGGGCAGCACGACCGCGGCCGGGGTGTCGGCGGTGTCGCCGGAGCGGATGCGCAGCAGGTCGGGGGTGGACTTGCCGCGGGTGTGGCGCAGCCGGGCCTCGGCGGCGGTGTCCACGTGCGCGGCGCCGCCGACGCAGTCGGCCAGCGCGGCGAGCGTCTTCGCGTCGAGGGGCGTGGCCGGGACCTCGACGTCGGCCGGGGACGCGGGGCCCCCGGCGCCGCGGGTGACGCCGAGCAGGTCGCGCAGCAGACCGGTCACCGCGTCGGGCAGGGGGGCCGCCTTGGCCGGGTCGCCCCAGCCGCTCCACAACATGTCCACGTCGCTCTTCCTCACCGTCGGTTCGCGGGGTGCACTGCCGCGCGGCCCGCCCTGGCATTACACTGTGACAGATGACGCCCATTCGTCACAACCAGTCGGACGCAGACGCCGTGCTCGATGCCGCACGCGACTGCGTCCTCGCCGTCGGCGTACGCCGCACGACCCTCACCGATGTCGCCCGGCGCGCCGGGGTGTCCCGGATGACGCTCTACCGCCGCTGGCCCGACGTGCGCAGCCTCGTCGGTGACCTGATGACCCGCGAGTGGATCGCGCTGGCCGTCGGCGCCATGCCCGGGCAGCAGCCCGGCGTCCCCACCCGGTCCCGGATCGTCGACGGGCTGGTCGCCGGTGTCGAGGCGTTCCGCGGCCATCCGCTGTTCCACAAGATCCTCGACGTCGACCCCGAACTGCTGCTCCCCTACCTCCTCGACCGCCGCGGCGCGAGCCAGGACGCCCTGCTCGGCCTCATCACCGGCGGATTGGAGGAGGGCCACGCGGACGGATCCGTCCGGCGCGCCCACACCGTCCGGCAGGCCCGCTCGCTGCTCCTCGTCGTGCAGTCCTTCGCCATGTCCCTGCGCACGATGACCGACGCCGGCGACGAGGAGCTCACCGACGCCGCCTTCCTCGGCGAACTGCGCACCCTTCTGGAGAGGACCCTCGCACCGTGAACCCCCACGCCCCGGCCGCCGCCTCGCTCCACGCGGCCCGCCGCACCCGTGAACTGACCGCCGTCGCCGGCACCCGCACCGAGGCGGACGTCCTGGTCGTCGGGCTCGGCGCGACCGGGGCGGGCGCCGCGCTCGACGCCGCCTCCCGCGGCCTGAGCGTCGTCGCCGTGGACGCGCACGACCTCGCCTTCGGCACCTCCCGCTGGAGTTCCAAGCTCATCCACGGCGGACTGCGCTACCTCGCCACCGGCCAGCTCGACGTGGCCCACGAGAGCGCCGTCGAACGCGGCGTCCTGATGGAGCGCACCGCGCCCCATCTGGTGCGCGCCCAGCCGTTCGTGCTGCCGCTCACCCCGCTGGTCTCCCGCGCCGAGGCCGCGATCGCCCGGGCCGGGTTCCGCGCCGGCGACCTGCTGCGCGCCGCCGCGGGCACCTCGCGCGCCACCCTCCCCGCGCCCCGCGCCCTGTCCGCGGTGGAGACCCGGCACATGGCCCCCGCCCTGCGGCCCACCGGACTGCGCGGCGGACTGCTCTCCTGGGACGGGCAGCTCACCGACGACGCCCGTCTGGTGACCGCGGTCGCCCGCACCGCGGCGGCCCACGGCGCCCGGATCCTGACCCGCGTCCGCGTCCTCGCGCTCACCGGCACCGGCGCCCGCGTCCGGGACGAGCTCACCGGCGAGGAGTCCGAGATCCGCGCCCGCACCGTCGTCAACGCCGCCGGTGTGTGGGCCGGCGGCCTGGTCGGCGACGTCCGCCTGCGCCCCTCGCGCGGCACCCACCTGGTGCTGCGCTCCGAGGCGCTGGGCGGCCTCGCGGCCGGGATGCACATCCCGATCCCGGGCGAGCGGAACCGCTTCGTGCTGGTGCTGCCCCAGGGCGACGGCCGGGTCTACGTCGGGCTCACCGACGAGCCGGTCGACGGCGACGTCCCCGACGTGCCCGAGGTCCCCGAGACCGACATCGGCTTCCTGCTCGACGTGCTCGGCTCCGCGCTCGACGTCGTCCTCGGCCGCGCCGACGTGGTGGGCGCCTTCGCGGGCCTGCGCCCCCTGCTCGACACCGGCGACGGCCCCGGGCGCACGGCCGACATCTCCCGACGGCACGCGGTCGTCACCTCGCCCGGGGGAGTCGTCACCGTCGTCGGGGGCAAGCTCACCACCTACCGGCGCATGGCCCAGGACGCCGTGGACGCCGCCGTCCGGGCCGGCCGCCTCGCCGCGGGCCCCTGCCGCACGGCGTCCCTCCCGCTGGTGGGCGCCGCCCGCCCGGCCGAGCTGGCCGCGCTCGACGTGCCGCGCCGGCTGGTGCGCCGCTACGGCGCCGAGGCCCCGGCCGTGCACGCCCTCGGGCTGGCCGACCCGTCCCTCGCCCGCCCGGTGGTGCCGGGCCACCCCGTGACCGGCGCCGAACTGGTCTGGGCCGTCCGCCACGAGGGCGCGCTCGACGAGTCCGACGTCCTCGACCGCCGCACCCGCATCGGCCTGATCGCCGCCGACCGGGCCGGCGCCCGCGAGGCCGCCGCCGCGGCCCTCGCCGCCGCCTGACCGGCGCCGGCCGGCCTTCGAGATGCGTCCGCGCGGCCGCCCTGTTTCGCTGGGTGGTCAGTGCTCGACACGCACGAGGAGTGATCATGAGCGGTATCGAGGAGTCCCGCGGCCGGGTGCGGCAGATGCGGGACAAGGCGAAGGAGCTGGACGAGGCCGCGAGCCGCAGCAGCGACCCCAAGGAGGCCCAGCGGCTGAAGGACAAGGCCCAGCGCCTGAAGGCCCAGTCCGATCAGGAGTCCGCGATGGGCACGGGGGACATCTACCCCGACGTGTGACCCGCGGCGCGCACGGTCCCGGCACGGCCCGCGGCGCGCACGGTCCCGGCACGGCCCGGGGAGCGGAACGCTCCCCGGG is a window from the Streptomyces zhihengii genome containing:
- a CDS encoding glycerol-3-phosphate dehydrogenase/oxidase, with the translated sequence MNPHAPAAASLHAARRTRELTAVAGTRTEADVLVVGLGATGAGAALDAASRGLSVVAVDAHDLAFGTSRWSSKLIHGGLRYLATGQLDVAHESAVERGVLMERTAPHLVRAQPFVLPLTPLVSRAEAAIARAGFRAGDLLRAAAGTSRATLPAPRALSAVETRHMAPALRPTGLRGGLLSWDGQLTDDARLVTAVARTAAAHGARILTRVRVLALTGTGARVRDELTGEESEIRARTVVNAAGVWAGGLVGDVRLRPSRGTHLVLRSEALGGLAAGMHIPIPGERNRFVLVLPQGDGRVYVGLTDEPVDGDVPDVPEVPETDIGFLLDVLGSALDVVLGRADVVGAFAGLRPLLDTGDGPGRTADISRRHAVVTSPGGVVTVVGGKLTTYRRMAQDAVDAAVRAGRLAAGPCRTASLPLVGAARPAELAALDVPRRLVRRYGAEAPAVHALGLADPSLARPVVPGHPVTGAELVWAVRHEGALDESDVLDRRTRIGLIAADRAGAREAAAAALAAA
- a CDS encoding TetR/AcrR family transcriptional regulator encodes the protein MTPIRHNQSDADAVLDAARDCVLAVGVRRTTLTDVARRAGVSRMTLYRRWPDVRSLVGDLMTREWIALAVGAMPGQQPGVPTRSRIVDGLVAGVEAFRGHPLFHKILDVDPELLLPYLLDRRGASQDALLGLITGGLEEGHADGSVRRAHTVRQARSLLLVVQSFAMSLRTMTDAGDEELTDAAFLGELRTLLERTLAP
- a CDS encoding FAD-binding oxidoreductase, which produces MDMLWSGWGDPAKAAPLPDAVTGLLRDLLGVTRGAGGPASPADVEVPATPLDAKTLAALADCVGGAAHVDTAAEARLRHTRGKSTPDLLRIRSGDTADTPAAVVLPGSHDEVLAVLRCCAEQGLSAVPFGGGTSVVGGLAPDARRPFVALDLRRLDRLVRVDDVSRTATLEPGLRGPRCEALLNEQGWTLGHFPQSFEWATVGGFAAARSSGQASAGYGRFDEMVLGLTVATPEGTLETGRAPRSAAGPDLRQLLLGSEGAFGVITAVTVRIRPLPERRVHEGWRFPSFEAGAAALRALAQDGPRPTVLRLSDETETFIGLAQPDAIGSTDVPAAGGCMAIAGYEGTAEDTAERRERAAAVLAGLGGEFAGAEPGERWAHGRYDAPYLRDALLDAGAFAETLETAAFWSAIPGLYAAVRTALTDTLTEGGTPPLVMCHISHVYENGASLYFTVVSAQGEDALAHWDTAKRAANEAILAAGGTISHHHGVGTDHRDWYAREVGPLGVRMLQAVKAETDPAGVLSPGVLLPVR
- a CDS encoding DUF6381 family protein, with amino-acid sequence MSGIEESRGRVRQMRDKAKELDEAASRSSDPKEAQRLKDKAQRLKAQSDQESAMGTGDIYPDV